A window from Schistosoma haematobium chromosome 3, whole genome shotgun sequence encodes these proteins:
- the WC2_9 gene encoding blue light receptor (EggNog:ENOG410IVGD~COG:K) yields MLTIPRESNLFKYTDDDYYHNPHSNSLINFNTNHQQHVIQHQNSQSTHTFLNDQPDIEHKSIEVIEHEYLNKNIITNTTINKLNVSEDSRNCLTPIVSTITLTNLDQNHQHHSDLQSNQSVIKDISSIITSSSLDISGSNSTSLSSSYIDYRPSNSNINERLFHTSEFSNNIHNNNNRYPLYNLPFSMEYCSNKLIQQNDEWNRIFTSEKMLQNTTTINECSKVKQSNDVLTTINSVYDDQTLYRQSSLINHQPHVQCINDYQNSVSKTNEFNTRYSNSDQQNNSYINYYLHNQNNDIIDHNNNNNNNNNNNNNNNGNNNNNELDKKEVQIMRNKKSDFILIRQRNRRKPRILFSQTQIYELERRFKQQRYLSAQEREQMANNLKMSAQQVKIWFQNRRYKLKRQVQDKNLEEASALHHHLQTYSIPLLQQSTELCNHATSITNSSLYNIVNQVDDVYHQIQNRTRFPELNTYEWANIFSKTYNNNTTTSVTTTDITNNSSNNISYSIESGFSNPLINSDKTFSSLTSFNEERSTKYPSQFLSLSNYSDSKSLPHHFNENTVTDLSFPTHETRSALPSLLPLSRVHQFHLDFDLTNESSFLSTHNEQKFNHPNTSLSQLEYTHEQNNSDDNNVMSRFTNNVDVIDINRNNSVNNNNCSYNNNNNNNNNSTEVLNSNSSLNNVTPQLDLSVSFLNNFKNQSNQSFNNFVHSDLYDNYFMMKKHLQSLTTSSQFTSTITTITTGFPLISSTTSITTQSSIITDIPNTTEPYMKLEQLNHNHNWLPNHLLFTSNLSNHSNNEFIRSTMNDHSESNHTTNNILPLSIYNEELKDNTFSNSINKMNLQYQTVLNVAKAAFQYENLILNTKQPLFTNHTILNINEQKNNEEMIDYHKKQTNNHDDDDDEEEEEEDDDECIVYHEYQ; encoded by the exons ATGTTAACTATTCCACGTGAAtctaatttgtttaaatatactgatgatgattattatcataatcCTCATAGTAACTctttaattaatttcaatacTAATCATCAACAACATGTTATACAACATCAGAATAGTCAATCAACTCATACTTTTCTAAATGATCAACCAGATATTGAACACAAATCCATTGAAGTGATTGaacatgaatatttaaataaaaatatcatcaCTAATACAACAATTAATAAACTAAATGTTTCTGAAGATAGTCGAAATTGTTTAACTCCAATAGTATCTACCATAACATTAACTAATTTAGATcaaaatcatcaacatcattCTGATCTTCAATCAAATCAGTCAGTAATTAAAGATATTTCCTCTATTATTACTTCATCATCTTTAGATATATCAGGATCGAATTCCacttcattatcatcatcatacaTTGATTATAGACCAtctaatagtaatattaatgaaAGACTTTTTcatacaagtgaattctcaaacaatattcataataataataatagatatcCATTGTATAATTTACCATTTTCAATGGAATATTGTTCCAATAAActtattcaacaaaatgatgaATGGAATAGAATTTTTACTTCAGAGAAAATGTTACAGAATACCACTACTATAAATGAATGTTCAAAAgttaaacaatcaaatgatG TATTAACCACAATAAATTCCGTATATGATGATCAAACACTTTATAGACAATCTTCATTAATAAATCATCAACCCCATGTTCAATGTATCAATGATTATCAGAATTCAGTGTCAAAAACAAATGAGTTTAACACAAGGTATTCAAATTCAGATCAACAAAATAACTcttatattaattactatctccacAATCAGAATAATGATATtattgatcataataataataataataataataataataataataataataataatggtaataataataacaatgagttGGATAAGAAAGAAGTACAAATCATGAGGAATAAAAAATCCGATTTCATTTTAATACGTCAGCGTAATCGACGTAAACCGCgtattttattttcacaaacacaaaTTTACGAATTAGAACGTCGATTTAAACAACAACGTTATTTATCCGCTCAAGAACGTGAACAAATggcaaataatttgaaaatgtcAGCACAACAA gTAAAAATCTGGTTTCAAAATCGTCGGTATAAGTTAAAAAGACAGGTCCAAGATAAAAATTTAGAAGAAGCTAGTGCATTACATCATCATTTACAAACTTATTCTATACCATTATTGCAACAGTCAACGGAATTATGTAACCATGCTACATCGATAACTAATTCGTCATTATATAATATTGTCAATCAGGTAGATGATGTTTATCATCAAATTCAAAATCGTACACGTTTTCCCGAATTGAATACGTATGAATGGGCAAATATATTTTCTAAAACATACAATAACAACACTACAACCTCTGTTACTACCACTGATATTACAAATAATAGTAGCAACAACATTTCTTATTCAATCGAGTCAGGATTTTCAAATCCATTGATTAATTCAGATAAGACATTTAGTTCTTTAACTAGTTTCAATGAAGAGAGATCTACTAAATATCCAAGTCAGTTCTTATCATTATCTAATTACTCAGATTCAAAATCATTGCCTCATCATTTCAATGAGAATACTGTTACAGATTTAAGCTTTCCAACTCATGAAACTAGATCAGCTTTACCGTCACTATTACCATTATCTAGAGTGCATCAATTTCATCTAGATTTTGACTTGACAAATGAATCTAGCTTTTTATCAACACATAATGAACAGAAATTCAATCATCCTAATACTTCATTATCTCAACTTGAATATACTCATGAACAGAATAActctgatgataataatgttatGAGTCGATTTACAAATAATGTTGATGTCATTGATATTAATCGTAATAACAgtgttaataacaataattgctcatataataataataataataataataataattctacaGAAGTTCTAAACTCTAACTCTTCATTAAACAATGTAACTCCACAACTAGATTTATCAGTTTCCtttttgaataatttcaaaaatCAATCAAATCAATCTTTCAATAACTTTGTTCATTCTGATctttatgataattattttatgatGAAAAAACATTTACAATCCTTAACAACTTCTTCACAATTCACATCAACAATTACTACAATAACTACAGGATTTCCATTAATTTCATCAACAACATCTATCACTACTCAATCTTCAATAATCACAGATATACCAAATACAACAGAACCATATATGAAATTAGAACAAttaaatcataatcataattggCTGccaaatcatttattatttacatcaaatttatcaaatcattctaataatgaattcattagaTCAACAATGAATGATCATTCTGAATCGAatcatactactaataatatatTACCATTATCAATATATAATGAAGAATTAAAAGATAATACATTTTCAAAttctataaataaaatgaatttacaatATCAAACTGTATTGAATGTAGCTAAAGCTGCATTTCAatatgaaaatttaattttaaatacaaaacaaCCGCTATTTACAAATCATacaattttaaatataaatgaacaGAAAAACAATGAAGAAATGATTGATTATCAtaaaaaacaaactaataaccacgacgacgacgacgacgaagaagaagaagaagaagatgatgatgaatgtATTGTTTATCATGAATACCAATAG